The sequence TTCGGTATTCTCCAGAGTATTCTTTCGCTAGGGTTAAACGTACTCGAACTACCCACCGACCCCCTGACGGGCATCGATCTCGACGTACTCGAAACGCATATGCAGGCGGGGCAGGTGCAGGCCTGTTTGTTGGTGCCTAACTTCAGCAATCCGCTGGGCAGTTGTATGCCCGACGCGCACAAGCAGCGGCTTGTTCGGTTGCTTGAAAGGCATCAACTGCCCCTTATCGAAGACGACCTCTACGGCGATCTGCATTTTTCGGCCTACCGCCCACGCCCCTGCAAAGCCTACGACGAACAAGGGTGGGTGCTCTGGTGTGGTTCGTTCAGCAAAACGCTGGCTCCCGGTTACCGGGTTGGCTGGGTAGCGCCGGGGCGATATTACCACGCACTGCTCCAGATCAAGCGGTATCAGGCCGGTTTTTCACCGGGTATCACCCAGCAGGGCATCGCTACGTTTCTGGCCAACGATCGTTATGAACTGCACCTTCGGCGGCTCCGTCGGACGCTGACGAGTAATTGCCAACGCTATCAGCTCGCCATTCGGACTTACTTCCCCAAAGGCACCCGCATCAGCGAACCACAGGGCGGATTCACCCTATGGGTTGAAGTGGACCCGGCTGTCGACACGATCGCGCTGGCCGATAAACTGGCTCCGTTTCAGATCAGCATCATGCCCGGTCAGCTGTTTAGCCTTCAGCCCCAGTACACCAACTGCATGCGGCTCAGCTACGGCCTGCCTTTTAATGAGCGGGTCGAATGGGGCCTGCGCCAGATTGGCCACTGCATCCACCAACAAGTAGCCCGATGACTCGACACCTACAGATCGGCAAACAGAGCCGGCTAAACGCTGTTTTCACCGTCCTGCTGAGTTTGCTCTGGCTACGGGCCACCCCGGCAGATACGCCCCCGGTGCGGGAGCAGTACCAAAAGTTTGAGTACAACGTACCCATGCGCGACGGGGTAAAGCTCTACACGGCGGTCTATGTTCCCCGCGATGCTTCGGCCCAACGTACCTACCCGCTGCTGATGCAACGTACCTGCTTCGGGTCGGCACCTTATGGCCCCGACCAGTACAGAGAGGATCTGGGGCCATCCCCTACCCTACAGGTCGACGGGTACATATTCGTGTATCAGGATGTGCGGGGGCGCTGGGCGTCGGAGGGGCGCTGGACCAACATGACCCCTTTCGTCACCAGTACAAAACCGTTGCCTAACGGTCAGCCCCCGGTTGATGAAAGCACCGATACCTACGATACCATCGACTGGCTGTTGAGGCACCTCAAACACCACAACGGGCGGGTTGGGCTTTGGGGCGCGAGTTACGCCGGTTTTTACGCGATGGCGGGTGCCGTTAACGCGCATCCCGCGCTGAAAGCGACCTCGCCGCAGGCCCCCATCGCCGACTTCTTTCGGGAAGATATGCACCATAACGGGGCCTTTACCCAACTGGCGTTGCTGGCTTACCCACTCTTTGGCGAAAGCCCACCCCGGCCAACCACCAAGCCGTGGTTTGCCGATGCGCTCATTGAAACGGGCACCCAAACCGAGTTCGGCTGGCACAAGAAGCTGGGGCCGCTAACCAACGCGCAGCGGTATCTGGCCCGAAATACGTTCTGGCAGCAGACAGTGGCCCATCCCAACTACGATGCGTTCTGGCAGCGGCGAAATCTGTTACCTCACCTGCACCAGATCCGGCCCGCCGTGCTGGTGGTTGGGGGCTGGTTCGACGCCGAAAACCTGTACGGGCCGCTGAGTATCTACAAAACACTAGCCAGACACAGCCCACAGGCCCGGCCAATGCTGGTGATGGGACCATTTGGGCACCGGGGCTGGTCGCAGGAGACTGGCCATACGCTCCACAATGACCTGTACTTCGGTGATAGCCTGGCTACCTACTACCAACGCACGCTGGAAGCGCCTTTTTTCCACCATTACCTGAAAGGCGCGGGCGACGGCCAAACCGGCCTACCCAAGATCTGCCTGTACGATACAGGACTGAAGCGCTGGCAAGCCTTTGACCAGTGGACGTTGGCTACCTCCCGCCGCCTGCGCTGGCACTTAGACCCGAGCGGCCGATTGACAACAGCGTTCCCCGGCTCAACCAGCGATTCGGCTAGCGATTCAGTCCGTTTTCGGGAGTATGTCAGCGATCCGGCCAATCCTGTACCGTACTCCGAAGCGTCCCTGACCGCCGAGCCGGATTTCAGTGCGTTGTTTAGTTATATGTCGGCCGATCAGCGGTTTGCCAGCGCCCGACCGGATGTGCTTACGTTTCAGACCGATACCTTATCCGACAACCTGACCGTGGGGGGCGAAATCACGGTTCGGTTACAGGTCAGTAGTACCGGTACCGATGCTGACTGGGTGGTGAAACTCATCGACGTGTACCCGCCCAACGAGCCGAACCATCCTTACCTGCCCAACCCCCAAACCCAGTTGGCCAACTACCAGCAGTTGGTCCGAGCTGATGTGCAACGCAGCCGGTTTCGCCGGAGTTTCGAGAAGCCCGAACCATTGACGCCCAATCGGGTCACCGATGTAACGTTTCGCCTGCCCGACGTACTGCATACGTTCAAAAAGGGGCATCGTGTTATGATACAGGTGCAGAGCAGTTGGTTTCCGCTGATTGACCGCAACCCACAAACGTTCGTCAACTCGATCTACAAAGCCAAACCAACCGATTTCCGGTCGGCTCGGCATCGAGTCTATGGCCGTTCGGCTATCGAGGTAACCCTTCTCCCTTAAATTATGCAAACACCGATTTACATTGTCGGGGCGGGGGCCATTGGGATGACCCTGGCCGTTCTGCTGCGGCAGGCGGGCAAAAACGTCGTCTTACTACGGAGTCGCCCGACGAGTCAGGCAGAAGCCGACGTGCTCATCACCGTCGAATTCAACGACGGAACCAGCCAGACAGCCCGGCTCCCCATCGGCACGCTGGACGACATAGACCGCCTGCACGGCCTTGTTTTGCTGACGAACAAATCGTTCGGTAACGCTGAACTGGCCCGGCGGTTACGGGGCAAAACGGGCGACTCCCCGCTTATCCTTCTTCAGAACGGACTGGCTATCGAGCAACCCTATCTGGAAGCGGGTTTCCCGCAGGTTTACCGCTGTGTGTTGCTGGCTACCAGTCAGGTACGTACCCCATACATGGTCAGTTACAAGCCCGTGGCGGCGTCACCGGTGGGTGTTATCCGGGGAGATGCGTCGGGGCTGGCTGCGCTGGTCGAGCAGATCACGACGACCGACTTTCCGTTCCGGGCCGAAAAGAACATTCAGGTCGCGATCTGGGAGAAGGTTGTTACGAACTGTGTGTTCAACGCCATCTGTCCGCTGCTGGGCGTCGACAACGGTATCTTCCACCGGAATGCATCGGTGCTGGCATTGGCTCGTGAGGTGATCAGCGAATGTGTGGTTGTGGCGGGAGAAGCGGGTATTACGCTGGATAGTCAGGCAGTCGAGCAACGGCTACTACAAATCAGTCAACGCTCTGACGGTCAACTCATTTCCACCCTGGTCGATATTAATCAGGGGCGCGAGACGGAAATCGGCACGTTAAATCTGGAAGTGGCCCGCCTTGCCCATCGGCTAGGCAAGCCCGAGCTGGCTATACGTACCCAGCTACTCGGGGAGTTAACCCGCCTCAAAGCCGAAGCCAGCCGATCTACCACTGGCGGCTGACTGACATTCACCCCACTAAAAAAGCCTTATGCGCAGGATTCGCATAAGGCTTTAGGTATACAAGCAACCCTGTCGGGCAGGTATTAATAGGCTTTGGGGATCACCTTTCCCTGGTTCAGCTCCCACAGATAACCGTCGGGGTCGGGGAAATAGATTTGGGTGACGCCATCGAACCGTACCTGCTTATGGTAGGTGATATTCTTTGACTTCAGGTACGCTTCCGACTTGGCGATGTCATCGACGAACAGGGCAAAGTGGCTGGCGTTTTTGTCGTGAATAATCTGTTCGGTATCGGGGCGGCCCGCCATCAGGTGCAGTTGCTGGCCGTTGCCCAGATCGAACCACGAACGGATGGCTTTCAGGTTTTCGGGCACGGGGATGGGTTTGAAGCCCATCACGTCGCGGAAAAAGGCCGTGCTGACGGCCATGTCTTTCACGTGCAGCGCCATATGGTTGTGGCCCACAACACCCAGTTTATCCTGGGCGACGGCCAGTTGGGCAAGCAGCAGAAGAGGAAGAAGGAAGCGCATGATGCTCTGTTGCGTTTGATGTCTAACGGTTATCGTCACCCGGCGCGTATAAGCCGGCGAGTACCGTCAGATAGCAAACCAGAAAGGGCGACCTTCTTACTTCACCACCGCCGTGCTTTTAACCCCGTCGGCGGTTTGCAGGCGCAACACATACTGCCCGCTGGGTACGTTGGCTAGCCCGATGGTGCGCCGCTGCTGGCCGCTGGGTACGTTGGTTTCGGGTTGGGTCAGCACGGTTTGCCCCAACAGGTTCACCAGCGAGAGCGTCAGGGGGCCGGGTTGCTGCGTCGTAAACTCGACCGTGAGCTGATCGGCGGTGGGGTTCGGAAAGACGCGCAGGTTGATCGCCTCCTGCGTAGCCAATACCACCGCCGTTCCGCCGGTGGGGGGCGTTACCTGCTGCGCCCGTTTCAGAATCCAGTTGTTGGGGTCGAACAGGGCGCCGGTCACCGCGCCGCTTCCCGTAACGGTAAACGACTGAACGGGCCGATCATTGACGACCGTAACGATTCGATCGCCCGCCGCCGACTGCACTGTCACCTGGATGGGCATCGTAAACGACGTAGGATTGCTGCCCGCCGTTTGTGTCAGGCTCAACACCGCCGTGCTGGTACCCGCCACCGGAGCGATCGACCACTGGTAGGTGGGGTAACGTTCGCCATAAACCCATTCTTTGAAAAAGTAGTCGAGCGGTTGCCCGGACGTTTGCTCCATAATGCGCTGAAAATCTTCCGTCACGGCCGTGCTGTATGACAGGGGTGAAGTCGCGTAAGCCCGCATGCCCTTGTAGAACGTGCTGTCGCCCAGCACGCCCCGGAGCATGTGCAACACCGTAGCCCCTTTGGCATAGGAGCGGCCTGAGTTGAAGATTTCGTTGATGCTGTTGACGTTCTGCACGTAGAGCGTACCACTCACCAGTAAGGCTTGGTTCATGAAAGCATCCATATAGGCTTTATAGGCCGTTCGGCCGCCGATGGCCTCCTGATACACGGCTTCGCCATACGACGCGAACCCTTCATTGAGCCAGATGTTCTGCCAGTCGCGGCAGGTGATTTTATCGCCAAACCACTGGTGCATCAGTTCGTGCGAAATCACGTTGCGAGTCAGGGAGTTGGGAGCCATCGAGCTGATCGTCTGGTGTTCCATACCGCCCGCGTAGCCAAACTCGGCATGGCCGTATTTTTCCCGGATGAACGGGTACGGGCCAAACAAGTTGGAAAAGACCCGCATCATGGCGTTGGTTTCGTCGACGGCCGTTTTGTAGGTAGCTGCATCTTCGGGAAAAAGGTAATGCGTCACGGGCATCGTCTGGCCGTTGTAGCTGAAGGGCGTGTCGTACTGCTGGTAGTTGGCGCAGGCGATCGAGATCAGGTACTGGGCGATGGGGTAGCTGTTTTTCCAGCGGTACGTCTTGGTGCCGTCGGCGTTGGTCGTGACACCCTGCAACAGCCCGTTGGACACCGACACGAAAATGGGCGCGGCCGTAATGCTCACCGCCGACGAATCGGCCTTGTC comes from Fibrella aestuarina BUZ 2 and encodes:
- a CDS encoding CocE/NonD family hydrolase, with the protein product MTRHLQIGKQSRLNAVFTVLLSLLWLRATPADTPPVREQYQKFEYNVPMRDGVKLYTAVYVPRDASAQRTYPLLMQRTCFGSAPYGPDQYREDLGPSPTLQVDGYIFVYQDVRGRWASEGRWTNMTPFVTSTKPLPNGQPPVDESTDTYDTIDWLLRHLKHHNGRVGLWGASYAGFYAMAGAVNAHPALKATSPQAPIADFFREDMHHNGAFTQLALLAYPLFGESPPRPTTKPWFADALIETGTQTEFGWHKKLGPLTNAQRYLARNTFWQQTVAHPNYDAFWQRRNLLPHLHQIRPAVLVVGGWFDAENLYGPLSIYKTLARHSPQARPMLVMGPFGHRGWSQETGHTLHNDLYFGDSLATYYQRTLEAPFFHHYLKGAGDGQTGLPKICLYDTGLKRWQAFDQWTLATSRRLRWHLDPSGRLTTAFPGSTSDSASDSVRFREYVSDPANPVPYSEASLTAEPDFSALFSYMSADQRFASARPDVLTFQTDTLSDNLTVGGEITVRLQVSSTGTDADWVVKLIDVYPPNEPNHPYLPNPQTQLANYQQLVRADVQRSRFRRSFEKPEPLTPNRVTDVTFRLPDVLHTFKKGHRVMIQVQSSWFPLIDRNPQTFVNSIYKAKPTDFRSARHRVYGRSAIEVTLLP
- a CDS encoding M1 family aminopeptidase, encoding MNYFFLLGCLLTTSVWAQTNVPAGSGSMDVPGTDACVAGKVRFFGQPGRLSQGSARLLGPAVQSAGDATIDVTYYGLDLRLTHTPNYLTAATTVTLRPASSAISQFFLDLNSVLKVDSVKSNGQRLTYAHANNRLTITLPQTLAAGQTGRVTVYYQGVPPNTDDAFVFTTHGSGGPNNPLIYSLSEPYGASNWFPCKDTPADKADSSAVSITAAPIFVSVSNGLLQGVTTNADGTKTYRWKNSYPIAQYLISIACANYQQYDTPFSYNGQTMPVTHYLFPEDAATYKTAVDETNAMMRVFSNLFGPYPFIREKYGHAEFGYAGGMEHQTISSMAPNSLTRNVISHELMHQWFGDKITCRDWQNIWLNEGFASYGEAVYQEAIGGRTAYKAYMDAFMNQALLVSGTLYVQNVNSINEIFNSGRSYAKGATVLHMLRGVLGDSTFYKGMRAYATSPLSYSTAVTEDFQRIMEQTSGQPLDYFFKEWVYGERYPTYQWSIAPVAGTSTAVLSLTQTAGSNPTSFTMPIQVTVQSAAGDRIVTVVNDRPVQSFTVTGSGAVTGALFDPNNWILKRAQQVTPPTGGTAVVLATQEAINLRVFPNPTADQLTVEFTTQQPGPLTLSLVNLLGQTVLTQPETNVPSGQQRRTIGLANVPSGQYVLRLQTADGVKSTAVVK
- a CDS encoding aminotransferase-like domain-containing protein encodes the protein MVVFIPKYQQVARQLGDKLRLGLLAEGDKLPSVRTLSQELGVSINTVQQAYYYLEAEGLVEARPQSGYYARTQGQRQQRVPRRSAPQALPQQGSPLDLESILLRLMRQQREADWLPFSMSVPAPSLLPIPKLTRAFQQAQRNMPHAGIGYELMEGNAALRRQIARHALFWGGQLTDEEIITTEGCTGAMTLCLKTVTQPGDTVAVESPIYFGILQSILSLGLNVLELPTDPLTGIDLDVLETHMQAGQVQACLLVPNFSNPLGSCMPDAHKQRLVRLLERHQLPLIEDDLYGDLHFSAYRPRPCKAYDEQGWVLWCGSFSKTLAPGYRVGWVAPGRYYHALLQIKRYQAGFSPGITQQGIATFLANDRYELHLRRLRRTLTSNCQRYQLAIRTYFPKGTRISEPQGGFTLWVEVDPAVDTIALADKLAPFQISIMPGQLFSLQPQYTNCMRLSYGLPFNERVEWGLRQIGHCIHQQVAR
- a CDS encoding VOC family protein, with protein sequence MRFLLPLLLLAQLAVAQDKLGVVGHNHMALHVKDMAVSTAFFRDVMGFKPIPVPENLKAIRSWFDLGNGQQLHLMAGRPDTEQIIHDKNASHFALFVDDIAKSEAYLKSKNITYHKQVRFDGVTQIYFPDPDGYLWELNQGKVIPKAY
- a CDS encoding ketopantoate reductase family protein, with the protein product MQTPIYIVGAGAIGMTLAVLLRQAGKNVVLLRSRPTSQAEADVLITVEFNDGTSQTARLPIGTLDDIDRLHGLVLLTNKSFGNAELARRLRGKTGDSPLILLQNGLAIEQPYLEAGFPQVYRCVLLATSQVRTPYMVSYKPVAASPVGVIRGDASGLAALVEQITTTDFPFRAEKNIQVAIWEKVVTNCVFNAICPLLGVDNGIFHRNASVLALAREVISECVVVAGEAGITLDSQAVEQRLLQISQRSDGQLISTLVDINQGRETEIGTLNLEVARLAHRLGKPELAIRTQLLGELTRLKAEASRSTTGG